From the genome of Ptychodera flava strain L36383 chromosome 20, AS_Pfla_20210202, whole genome shotgun sequence, one region includes:
- the LOC139119620 gene encoding neuronal acetylcholine receptor subunit alpha-6-like has product MSLLPSLLLVIIIAVTVLFLNFQAKAERMDEAEDRLHRHLFSNYSKYVRPNENGEPIFYHFGVGLATLHDVDEKQQILKTGGWTVQEWNDNRLQWDPATFNGIYDILVPTEWLWVPSIKIDGIEREQSYLSKSEKASVKYDGMVVHSPGDKFKTSCTLDISLFPFDKQNCELLFYSPYLPNEILTIRAMDGVILRKYNGHVAWDLVNTSSIVRDIFVTEDENVTKTWRSVHYVLHLQRRPLYYIVNIILPSIVQSGLSLFVFWLPCDAGEKLSFSVSILISTSVFSVMVMDIMPVTSEAIPLIMQLIYFNFLIVAVSIVLSIFVLRFHYRPRNKIPMNSTVRRIFLQVLPPYLGLKSFHPKNGVMNDSPPNKNINIEILDVVNEHADEGLNTATGEISESNSVSGMRTTNIQDNSSKELSVTYEEPLSSWKYVALVLDRICFVSLSILYVIGIASILLQA; this is encoded by the exons ATGTCTCTTCTGCCGTCTCTATTGTTAGTCATTATCATCGCAGTCACTGTACTGTTTCTAAATTTTCAGGCTAAGG CCGAACGTATGGATGAAGCAGAAGACAGATTACACAGACATCTCTTCAGCAATTATAGCAAATATGTCAGACCAAACGAAAATGGTGAACCTATCTTTTATCATTTTGGTGTTGGATTAGCCACACTCCACGACgtg GACGAAAAGCAGCAGATTTTGAAGACGGGCGGATGGACAGTTCAG GAATGGAACGACAATCGTTTGCAATGGGACCCTGCGACATTTAATGGAATCTATGATATTTTGGTACCTACAGAATGGCTTTGGGTACCTTCAATTAAGATTGATGGCAT AGAAAGGGAGCAATCATACTTATCGAAGAGTGAGAAAGCAAGTGTGAAATACGATGGAATGGTAGTTCACTCCCCGGGCGACAAATTTAAAACTTCCTGTACCCTTGACATCAGCCTCTTTCCATTCGACAAACAAAATTGCGAGTTACTCTTCTACTCTCCGTATCTTCCAAACGAAATTTTAACGATAAGAGCCATGGATGGCGTAATATTGCGAAAGTACAATGGCCACGTCGCTTGGGACCTAGTAAACACGTCGTCCATTGTGCGTGATATTTTTGTCACAGAAGATGAAAACGTGACCAAAACATGGAGAAGCGTTCATTACGTCCTGCATCTTCAGAGACGACCACTCTACTATATCGTCAACATCATCCTGCCCTCCATCGTGCAATCGGGTCTATCTCTCTTTGTCTTCTGGTTGCCGTGTGATGCCGGAGAGAAGTTATCGTTCTCCGTGTCTATCCTCATCTCGACCTCTGTCTTCAGTGTCATGGTAATGGACATCATGCCTGTGACGTCAGAAGCCATTCCTCTTATTATGCAACTTATTTATTTCAACTTTCTGATCGTTGCAGTGTCGATTGTTCTCAGTATCTTTGTTCTAAGGTTCCACTATCGACCTCGGAACAAAATACCAATGAACTCAACCGTTCGAAGAATCTTCCTTCAGGTTCTTCCTCCATATTTAGGATTGAAGAGTTTTCACCCAAAAAATGGAGTCATGAACGACAGTCCCCCCAATAAGAATATCAATATAGAGATTTTAGATGTCGTGAATGAACACGCTGACGAGGGCTTGAACACAGCCACGGGGGAGATAAGCGAAAGCAACAGTGTGTCAGGCATGAGAACTACGAACATCCAAGATAATAGCTCAAAAGAACTGTCTGTTACATATGAAGAG CCCTTGTCATCATGGAAGTATGTTGCTTTGGTACTGGACCGGATCTGTTTTGTCAGCCTGTCGATTCTCTACGTTATTGGCATTGCGTCAATATTGTTGCAAGCTTAA